In Plasmodium relictum strain SGS1 genome assembly, chromosome: 4, a single window of DNA contains:
- a CDS encoding acyl-CoA synthetase, putative, translating into MFIFNLFVLFFYLFETPHYYSKNLTGGSYSEVYAKSCTDEEICIYHKIDYDNKPAINYTYTHIFELILKKNKFNNKKQAIIEYECGKPKYFLTYDALFNRILGFSHSLNNFEGGVPVKSFDEEKQNNGKFRLLGIYGSNSANWITADLAAMISGVTTIVMHSKFSVDEIVEILSQSKLEWLCIDLNLVEKLLARRDDLPDLKYLIILDHVKSSNESNDKKEEDNHEVDEVCENEQEKLKKFNELKEIADMSGIKIIKFEDLINIDVETVTIQNKNKDFISSIVYTSGTSGKPKGVMLSNKNFYYTIVPLYDFSLFAHGVVKHLSYLPLSHIYERINVLLCLLKGLEVHVWSKEINYFIKDLAEAKSSFLTGVPKVFSKLYTNIMTEINKLPKVKRFFVGQILKIRRYNNNGKFSRFIESITRVSKKIKKRINPNLTFMINGGGRLSPKIEKELRILLDAKIYQGYGLTETTGPIFLQHKRDMSYNSIGGPISNNTLFKLASWETYKTNDKIPKGELLIKSDQLFNGYFLREDQTKNAFTEDGFYKTGDIVQINENGSLTFLDRSKGLVKLSQGEYIETEMLNNLYSEVPFINFCVVYGDEDLDGPIAIVSIDKDIFTKSLLEDDILTNQGISEKEFLTLLDDDMINSDIYLNYVRTKMHEVYKKTNLNRYNLISTIYLTVKTWNTDNYLTPTFKVKRFSVFKDYSFFIEKAKEYHFNSKVETVKI; encoded by the coding sequence atgtttatttttaatctttttgttttatttttttatttatttgaaacACCACATTATTATTCAAAGAATCTGACAGGAGGATCATATAGTGAAGTATATGCTAAATCATGTACAGATGAAGAAATATGCATCTATCATAAAATAGATTATGATAATAAGCCTGCCATAAATTATACGTATACGCATATATTTGAGTTAATtttgaagaaaaataaatttaataataaaaagcaaGCTATTATAGAATATGAATGTGGAAAACCTAAGTATTTCTTAACATATGATGCACTTTTTAATAGAATTTTAGGATTTAGTCATTCTCTTAATAATTTTGAAGGAGGAGTACCTGTTAAATCATTTGAtgaagaaaaacaaaataatggTAAGTTTAGGCTATTAGGAATATATGGAAGTAATTCTGCCAATTGGATAACTGCAGATTTAGCAGCAATGATAAGTGGTGTTACAACTATAGTAATGCATTCTAAATTTAGTGTTGATGAAATTGTTGAAATTTTGAGTCAATCAAAGTTGGAATGGCTATGTATAGACCTTAATTTAGTTGAAAAGCTATTAGCTCGTAGAGATGACTTACCAGATTTAAAATATCTTATAATATTAGATCATGTGAAATCTTCAAATGAAagtaatgataaaaaagaagaagataATCACGAGGTTGATGAAGTTTGTGAAAATGaacaagaaaaattaaaaaaatttaatgaattaaaagaaatagcTGATATGTCAggaattaaaataataaaatttgaagatttaataaatattgatGTAGAAACTGTTActatacaaaataaaaataaagattttaTTTCTAGTATAGTATACACTTCCGGTACTTCAGGAAAACCCAAAGGAGTTATGttatctaataaaaatttttattatactaTAGTTCCACTATATGATTTTAGCTTGTTTGCACATGGCGTCGTGAAGCATCTTTCTTACTTGCCCCTTTCTCATATTTATGAAAGAATTAATGTATTACTTTGTTTATTAAAGGGATTAGAAGTGCATGTATGGAGTAaagaaattaattattttataaaggATCTAGCAGAAGCAAAATCAAGTTTTTTAACTGGTGTACCTAAAGTTTTTAGCAAATTATATACTAATATTATGACAGAGATAAATAAGTTGCCAAAAGTAAAGCGCTTTTTTGTAGGGcagattttaaaaatacgTAGATACAATAATAATGGGAAATTTAGTAGATTCATTGAATCTATTACTCGTGtttcaaaaaaaatcaaGAAGAGAATCAATCCCAACTTAACATTTATGATAAATGGAGGTGGTAGATTATCTcctaaaatagaaaaagaattacGCATTTTGTTAGATGCAAAAATTTATCAAGGATATGGACTAACTGAAACAACTGGTCCTATATTTTTACAACATAAAAGAGATATGAGTTATAATAGTATAGGTGGTCCTATTTCTAATAAtactttatttaaattagcATCATGGGAAACCTATAAAACTAATGATAAAATACCAAAAGGggaattattaattaaaagtgATCAATTATTTAACGGTTATTTTTTAAGAGAAGATCAAACAAAAAATGCTTTCACAGAAGATGGATTTTATAAAACTGGTGATATAGTtcaaattaatgaaaatggaTCTCTTACATTTTTAGATAGATCAAAGGGATTAGTTAAGTTATCTCAAGGTGAGTATATAGAAACAGAAATGTTAAATAATCTTTATTCTGAAGTtccttttattaatttttgtgTTGTATATGGAGATGAAGATTTAGATGGGCCGATAGCTATTGTTTCGATagataaagatatatttacCAAAAGTTTATTAGAAGATGATATTTTAACTAACCAAGGTATTTctgaaaaagaatttttaacgTTACTAGATGACGACATGATAAACTCAgacatttatttaaattatgtaaGGACAAAAATGCATGaagtttataaaaaaactaaCTTAAATAGATATAATTTAATCAGTACTATTTATTTAACTGTAAAAACTTGGAATACTGATAATTATTTAACTCCTACATTTAAAGTAAAGAGATTCAGTGTATTCAAAGattattcatttttcatTGAAAAGGCTAAAGAATATCACTTTAATTCAAAGGTAGAAACagtcaaaatataa